The sequence below is a genomic window from Uranotaenia lowii strain MFRU-FL chromosome 2, ASM2978415v1, whole genome shotgun sequence.
TCCGAGAAGAGGCAGGGCTGGATCACACTTGAATGGCAAGCAAGTCGAGGCTGCCGGAAGTTGGCACTTGAGGGTCGGAGTATCGAAGGTTGTTCCCGCAGCGCAAGTCATAGTGTGAGCTACTCCCTGAGAGCAAACGATGTAGTGCTCACAATCTCCTTCGATGGCCTGGAACTCAATGCCAGTCGGGGGACACACGGGAGTGACCGGAACAGGAGGGCAAGTGGTTCCTCTGACGCACAGAACCCTGGCGTGATCGTAAATGTATCCTGCCGGACATGACATGATGTTTTCCTGTTCGTTTGCGCAACTGATGTATTTTGTGCAATCTGCCGCATATATGAAGAATCCTTCCGTTAAGCCTACGCACAAGTTTGCAGAGCTCATGCCAAACAGGCTCAGCGTGAGCACAAGAGCTAGGATATCTAAAAAACACAAACATTATAGAAGATGAAACTACCACGAAATTTTTCTAGTAACTTACTGCCTTTCAttttggggtgaaaatttgtCTTCTAATTCAGAGGATTAAATGAAGAGTCAGTGGatgatcattttatttttataactctTCTCCCCACCAAATTAAGCTTATCTTATCGAAGACAATTCCTCAAGAAGATACCACTGAGGTCTTCAGATTATCCGTAGAATAGTGAGTGATAGTCAGTAGAATTGATGTTTTTATATGTTTGTTTAAATGTATCAAAATCTACTGCACACTTACAAACATTTTGAACgtttataacttttgatagGTGTTTCGATTCGCCGTCACAATCATGTTTTACGATCAGTGCACATCGAAGAGCTTGTTGTTCATATGAGATTCAAGGTATTATCACGTCACCCTCATGTTAAAACGAGTCATCAGGCAGGAGACTAGACAAATTGTGAAGAATCAGTTTTCGTTTAAGAATTGCATTCGAAAAAACAACTGGCTCGTTGAGGTCTTTTGAATGCAAATCGATTGAATATTCAGTGAAACAACCAAGTTATTACATACtcacatgtgcaaaattttttgaCGATCGGTCTGGTATTTTAGTGGtggtttcttcttcttctttaaaatttggttttattgcGATAACATTGCgctaacatactcaaaatccagtgcaaagtcgAATTTCGTCGCTGGAATTCTCTCAGAAAATGTTGATtcatgaaaagttcgaaaatcaGCTACCTTCAAAtagtcgtcaaaaattctgtgtttcgtgtaTTATAAATCTAAAGCTGCCAAAGTGTCACACATTAcatcaacttttcaaaaaaattctattgTGACAGGAAAAGCTTTGGCGTTTGACCTAataaaaagtacggttttacaacacttttttaCGCTTTTTGTGGCAATGatcttaaagaaaaatttaaaaaaaaatccatatatGCAAAATATAGCTTGTAACT
It includes:
- the LOC129749639 gene encoding peritrophin-1-like encodes the protein MKGNILALVLTLSLFGMSSANLCVGLTEGFFIYAADCTKYISCANEQENIMSCPAGYIYDHARVLCVRGTTCPPVPVTPVCPPTGIEFQAIEGDCEHYIVCSQGVAHTMTCAAGTTFDTPTLKCQLPAASTCLPFKCDPALPLLGQSFADPADCTKYYICNFQYELVPKACSAGMHWDDAIKKCAAGACV